Proteins encoded together in one Ipomoea triloba cultivar NCNSP0323 chromosome 4, ASM357664v1 window:
- the LOC116017330 gene encoding monothiol glutaredoxin-S10 has translation MDRIVKVASQKAVVIFTKSSCCMCHAIKRLFYEQGVSPMVYELDEDVNGREMERALVRFGCNPAVPAVFIGGKFAGSANTVMTLHINGSLKKMLKDAGAIWL, from the coding sequence atggatcGCATAGTGAAGGTGGCATCTCAAAAGGCGGTGGTGATATTCACCAAGAGTTCATGCTGCATGTGCCATGCAATCAAGAGGCTGTTCTACGAGCAAGGGGTGAGCCCCATGGTGTACGAGCTGGACGAGGACGTCAACGGCCGGGAAATGGAGAGAGCCCTCGTCCGCTTCGGCTGCAACCCCGCGGTTCCGGCGGTGTTCATCGGCGGCAAGTTTGCCGGCTCCGCCAACACCGTCATGACTCTTCATATTAATGGGTCGCTCAAAAAGATGCTCAAAGACGCCGGCGCTATCTGGCTCTGA
- the LOC116015770 gene encoding uncharacterized protein LOC116015770: MGSISAGLGNCMECWQPPPAGYYKMNIDVAMDTGRRCMGFGWVVRDEFGAIVGVLMSRINGLYSVKEAEAMGAREALSWLKQKGWAQVILETDAQVVTQAVYNGEFLIPFGSIIHEIRDLLSDLSSVHFRFVRRSSNTFAHVIAKRALSTVGWERVEYLDSLPRFLSSFGFNLI, encoded by the coding sequence ATGGGCAGTATTAGTGCAGGACTTGGGAATTGTATGGAGTGCTGGCAACCCCCACCTGCAGGCTACTATAAAATGAATATAGATGTGGCGATGGATACCGGCCGCAGGTGTATGGGCTTTGGATGGGTTGTTCGAGACGAATTTGGCGCAATTGTTGGAGTTCTCATGTCCAGGATTAATGGTTTGTATTCGGTCAAAGAGGCTGAGGCTATGGGTGCTCGGGAGGCTCTTAGTTGGTTAAAGCAAAAGGGTTGGGCGCAAGTAATTCTTGAAACTGATGCTCAAGTGGTAACTCAAGCTGTCTACAATGGCGAATTCCTAATTCCTTTTGGGTCCATTATCCATGAAATTCGTGATCTTTTAAGTGATTTGTCTTCAGTTCATTTTCGGTTTGTTAGACGTAGTAGTAATACGTTTGCTCATGTTATAGCCAAAAGAGCTCTTAGTACTGTTGGGTGGGAGCGGGTTGAATACCTGGACTCTTTACCTCGTTTTCTTTCTTCGTTtggttttaatttaatatga